The sequence GCGAGGAGCTGGAGGAGATCGCGCGCCGCGTGCAGCTCATCCTGGACGACCTGGGCGTGGACACTGCCGAGGGCCGCTGGCGCCGCTGCCAGAAGTGCGTCTGGAAGTTCCTGGAGAAGCCCGAGTCTTCGTGTCCAGCACGCGTGGTGGCCGTGCTGTCCTTCCTGCTCATCCTCGTCTCGTCGGTGGTCATGTGCATGGGCACCATCCCAGAGCTGCAGGTCCTGGACGCCGAGGGCAACCGCGTGGAGCACCCGACGCTGGAGAACGTGGAGACGGCGTGCATCGGCTGGTTCACGCTGGAGTACCTGCTGCGCCTCTTCTCTTCGCCCAACAAGCTGCACTTCGCCCTGTCCTTCATGAACATCGTGGATGTGCTGGCCATCCTCCCGTTCTACGTGAGTCTCACGCTCACGCACCTGGGCGCCCGCATGATGGAGCTGACCAACGTGCAGCAGGCGGTGCAGGCCCTGCGGATCATGCGCATCGCCCGCATCTTCAAGCTGGCGCGCCACTCCTCCGGGCTGCAGACCCTCACTTACGCCCTCAAGCGCAGCTTCAAGGAACTGGGGCTGCTGCTCATGTACCTGGCCGTTGGCATCTTCGTCTTCTCCGCCCTGGGCTACACCATGGAGCAGAGCCACCCGGAGACCCTGTTTAAGAGCATCCCCCAGTCCTTCTGGTGGGCCATCATCACCATGACCACGGTGGGTTACGGTGACATCTACCCCAAGACCACCCTGGGCAAGCTCAATGCGGCCATAAGCTTCCTGTGTGGGGTCATTGCCATTGCCCTGCCCATTCATCCCAT is a genomic window of Muntiacus reevesi chromosome 3, mMunRee1.1, whole genome shotgun sequence containing:
- the KCNF1 gene encoding potassium voltage-gated channel subfamily F member 1, yielding MDGTGERSLPEPGSQDSRAGDDIEIVVNVGGVRQVLYGDLLSRYPETRLAELIHCLAGGYDTIFSLCDDYDPGKREFYFDRDPDAFKCVIEVYYFGEVHMKKGICPICFKNEMDFWKVDLKFLDDCCKSHLSEKREELEEIARRVQLILDDLGVDTAEGRWRRCQKCVWKFLEKPESSCPARVVAVLSFLLILVSSVVMCMGTIPELQVLDAEGNRVEHPTLENVETACIGWFTLEYLLRLFSSPNKLHFALSFMNIVDVLAILPFYVSLTLTHLGARMMELTNVQQAVQALRIMRIARIFKLARHSSGLQTLTYALKRSFKELGLLLMYLAVGIFVFSALGYTMEQSHPETLFKSIPQSFWWAIITMTTVGYGDIYPKTTLGKLNAAISFLCGVIAIALPIHPIINNFVRYYNKQRVLETAARHELELMELNSGTSGEGKAGGSRGDLDHLPPPEPAGKEGPSWSSRLKLSHSDTFIPLLTEEKHHRTRLQSCK